From Streptomyces griseorubiginosus, one genomic window encodes:
- a CDS encoding helix-turn-helix domain-containing protein, whose product MEVSGSSGGAAAVGPCASIPAEHMEFIRQVLDRVGDKWSLLLIAVVEAGPLRYTDLQRQVPGISQRMLTLTLRQLREDGLITRTAYAEVPPRVEYSLTPLGRGLHEIVTSLIGWAADHHDEIRAHRARAAAPAARS is encoded by the coding sequence ATGGAGGTCAGCGGCAGTTCGGGCGGCGCGGCGGCGGTGGGGCCCTGTGCCAGCATCCCCGCCGAGCACATGGAGTTCATCCGGCAGGTCCTCGACCGCGTCGGCGACAAGTGGAGCCTGCTGCTCATCGCGGTGGTGGAGGCCGGCCCGCTGCGCTACACCGACCTGCAGCGCCAGGTCCCCGGAATCTCCCAGCGGATGCTCACCCTCACGCTCCGCCAGCTCCGCGAGGACGGTCTGATCACCCGCACCGCCTACGCGGAGGTTCCACCGCGCGTCGAGTACTCCCTCACTCCGTTGGGGCGTGGCCTCCACGAGATCGTGACATCCCTGATCGGCTGGGCCGCCGACCACCATGACGAGATCCGCGCGCACCGGGCCCGCGCTGCGGCACCAGCAGCCCGGTCCTGA